A window of the Oscillospiraceae bacterium genome harbors these coding sequences:
- a CDS encoding ATP-binding protein, whose amino-acid sequence MKRRIFWSILLTSFLVLALTVSVVMIAVYHDFETERKAEIKTEAGYIAAAYYDENIEYLRDIGKTSKNRITLIRYDGTVLYDNFADTSVLDNHKNRPEIAEAMESGSGEAQRASDTLGEKTYYYAVRLNNGNILRVASTMRNIAKVFDTSATYIELTLLLALVISIAASDTLTKRIVRPINNIKLDSPLSSYAYDELSPLLVKIDKQNQKITLQMEELKHKQREFSGITDSMNEALIIYGTDKKVLSANRSAKRIFSCYQPQGLGYLEICRDIPYIRAVEDAFLGKSADAKLTKAGRIYRISVNPVNENDNYAAVLFAVDITESEQAEQMRREFSANVSHELKTPLTSILGCAEIMQSGIAKPEDFPHFTEQIYNEAKRLLSLIDDIIKLSRLDESELKNEFSEVDLYKLCEKVIDELAQKAKDSDVALSLKGERLCVKGIENTLHEMIYNLCDNAITYNIKGGSAEVSILNENGHAILSVEDTGIGIAPEHQSRVFERFYRVDKSHSKETGGTGLGLSIVKHGAILHGAEIRLTSTLGKGSVIELIFNNTANK is encoded by the coding sequence ATGAAACGACGGATTTTCTGGAGCATCCTGTTAACATCCTTTCTTGTCCTCGCTTTAACGGTAAGCGTGGTTATGATTGCCGTTTATCACGATTTTGAAACCGAACGGAAAGCCGAAATAAAAACCGAAGCCGGTTATATCGCCGCGGCATATTATGATGAAAATATCGAATATCTGCGGGACATCGGAAAAACAAGTAAAAACCGCATAACGCTCATCCGTTATGACGGGACCGTGCTTTACGATAATTTCGCTGACACATCAGTACTTGACAATCATAAAAATCGCCCGGAAATAGCCGAAGCGATGGAAAGCGGAAGCGGCGAAGCGCAAAGAGCATCCGACACTCTGGGTGAAAAAACTTATTATTATGCCGTAAGGTTAAATAATGGCAATATTTTACGCGTCGCGTCAACAATGAGAAACATTGCAAAGGTCTTCGACACTTCCGCGACATATATAGAATTGACCTTGCTGCTCGCTCTCGTGATTTCAATCGCGGCATCTGATACTCTGACAAAACGTATCGTCAGACCGATAAATAATATCAAGCTTGATTCACCGCTTTCATCCTATGCTTATGACGAGCTGTCTCCCCTTCTTGTCAAAATTGATAAGCAAAATCAAAAAATCACCCTTCAGATGGAGGAGCTCAAGCATAAACAGCGTGAATTTTCCGGAATAACCGACAGTATGAATGAGGCGCTCATAATATACGGCACAGATAAAAAGGTTCTTTCTGCAAATCGAAGCGCAAAACGTATTTTTTCATGCTATCAGCCACAGGGTCTCGGATACCTTGAAATATGCCGCGATATACCTTACATCCGGGCGGTCGAAGATGCTTTTCTCGGGAAATCTGCTGATGCAAAGCTGACAAAAGCGGGACGCATATACCGTATTTCCGTGAATCCTGTCAATGAAAACGACAATTACGCGGCGGTGCTTTTTGCCGTAGATATAACAGAGTCAGAACAGGCGGAGCAGATGCGCCGTGAATTTTCGGCAAATGTGTCTCATGAGCTGAAAACTCCGCTTACATCAATTTTGGGATGCGCGGAAATAATGCAAAGCGGCATCGCAAAACCGGAGGATTTTCCTCATTTCACAGAACAGATATATAATGAAGCCAAACGACTTTTGTCGCTTATTGATGATATCATAAAGCTGTCAAGGCTTGACGAGAGCGAGCTGAAAAATGAGTTTTCGGAAGTCGATCTTTATAAATTATGTGAAAAGGTTATAGATGAGCTTGCACAAAAAGCAAAGGATTCAGATGTTGCTCTTTCCCTCAAAGGCGAAAGGCTTTGTGTAAAGGGTATAGAAAATACGCTTCACGAAATGATTTATAACTTATGCGATAATGCCATAACCTATAATATAAAAGGCGGAAGCGCGGAAGTTTCGATTTTAAACGAAAACGGTCATGCCATTCTGAGTGTGGAGGATACCGGAATAGGCATTGCGCCTGAGCATCAAAGCCGTGTATTCGAACGATTTTACAGAGTTGATAAAAGCCATTCCAAAGAAACCGGCGGAACAGGACTGGGGTTATCGATTGTAAAGCATGGAGCAATTCTTCACGGAGCGGAAATCCGTCTTACAAGCACGCTCGGAAAAGGCAGTGTTATCGAACTTATATTTAATAACACAGCAAATAAATAG
- the pstC gene encoding phosphate ABC transporter permease subunit PstC, with protein MKSFKEQTARIIFMISACIAIIAVTLICIFLFANGIPAMGKIGFWKFLSGTVWKPENDIYGIFPMILASIYVTTGAIILGVPVGILSAMFLTRFCSKRLYKIIKPAVDLLAGIPSVVYGFFGLMVIVPTIRNAFGVSGASMLAASIVLGIMILPTIIGISESAIRAVPESYYEGSLALGASHERSVFFSVLPAAKSGITAAVILGIGRAIGETMAVIMVAGNQAVIPGGILDGLRTLTANIVIEMSYAADLHREALIATGVVLFVFILIINLTFSLLKRRTKD; from the coding sequence TTGAAAAGCTTTAAAGAACAGACTGCTCGCATCATTTTTATGATATCAGCCTGCATTGCCATTATCGCCGTAACATTAATATGTATATTTTTATTTGCCAACGGCATACCCGCTATGGGAAAGATAGGATTCTGGAAATTTTTATCCGGGACGGTCTGGAAGCCCGAAAATGATATTTACGGTATATTTCCCATGATACTTGCCAGTATTTATGTAACGACAGGCGCAATAATCCTCGGTGTGCCTGTCGGTATACTGTCGGCAATGTTTTTGACACGTTTTTGCTCAAAACGGCTTTATAAAATCATAAAGCCAGCGGTTGATCTGCTCGCCGGTATACCGTCTGTCGTATACGGCTTTTTCGGATTAATGGTGATCGTGCCCACGATACGCAACGCATTCGGAGTAAGCGGAGCGTCAATGCTCGCGGCTTCAATTGTGCTTGGAATAATGATTCTGCCCACAATCATAGGAATATCTGAATCGGCTATACGAGCGGTGCCAGAAAGCTATTACGAAGGTTCTCTTGCGTTAGGCGCCAGTCATGAGCGAAGTGTGTTTTTTTCGGTTCTTCCCGCGGCAAAATCAGGCATAACCGCCGCCGTCATACTCGGAATCGGACGTGCGATAGGCGAAACAATGGCTGTCATAATGGTCGCTGGAAATCAGGCCGTTATTCCCGGCGGAATTTTGGACGGGCTCCGCACGCTTACAGCTAATATTGTGATAGAAATGAGTTATGCCGCCGACCTGCACCGCGAAGCGCTGATTGCAACAGGCGTTGTTCTGTTCGTATTCATTCTGATCATAAATTTGACCTTCTCACTTCTTAAAAGGAGGACAAAAGATTGA
- a CDS encoding winged helix DNA-binding protein, which yields MNENINSDFRTVRGYQLANRREGQLTPAMEDYLEMAYRLCMENDYARIGQLSDYLNVKPSSASKMIFKLAELGYLKYDRYEIVQLTDSGREIGEYLLLRHKTVESFLTMIGSSNPLEETELVEHSLSLSTVSALGIINRFFTSHVEIMQEYKAFKDEADSEK from the coding sequence ATGAACGAAAATATAAATTCGGATTTTAGGACAGTCCGCGGGTATCAGCTTGCCAATCGGCGGGAAGGGCAGTTAACTCCGGCGATGGAGGATTATCTGGAAATGGCGTACAGGCTTTGCATGGAGAATGATTATGCACGTATCGGACAGCTTTCCGATTATCTGAATGTAAAGCCGTCGTCAGCTTCGAAAATGATTTTTAAGCTTGCAGAGCTCGGTTATTTAAAATATGACCGTTATGAAATAGTACAGTTAACGGACAGCGGACGAGAAATCGGGGAATACCTTTTATTGCGGCATAAGACGGTGGAAAGCTTTCTGACTATGATCGGCAGCTCCAATCCGTTGGAAGAAACAGAGCTTGTCGAACATTCGCTTAGCTTATCGACTGTTTCGGCTCTCGGCATCATAAATAGGTTTTTTACAAGTCATGTTGAAATAATGCAAGAATATAAAGCATTTAAGGATGAAGCTGATTCTGAAAAATAA
- the phoU gene encoding phosphate signaling complex protein PhoU, with protein sequence MRNKFDEQLVLLNNELISMGALCENAIDSAVKALLESDTVLAADAIRTDREIDQKERDIETLCMKLLLQQQPVAHDLRLISSALKMVTDMERIGDQAADISELVTYADLSESKNDVHISDMATAVIKMVTESVDAFVKKDLTLAMSVIEYDDVVDGLFVMIKNDLINLISCNKLYGETALDILMISKYLERIGDHATNIAEWVVFAITGKHAGNGDGE encoded by the coding sequence ATGAGAAATAAATTTGACGAACAGCTTGTTTTATTAAATAACGAGCTGATTTCAATGGGTGCTCTCTGCGAAAACGCGATTGACAGCGCAGTCAAAGCCCTGCTTGAAAGTGACACCGTTCTTGCCGCGGACGCGATAAGAACCGACAGGGAGATCGACCAAAAGGAACGCGACATAGAAACGCTCTGCATGAAGCTGCTTTTACAGCAACAGCCGGTCGCACATGACCTCAGGCTTATATCATCCGCGCTTAAAATGGTTACCGACATGGAACGCATCGGCGATCAGGCGGCGGATATTTCAGAGCTTGTTACCTACGCGGATCTGTCAGAATCGAAAAATGATGTGCACATTTCAGATATGGCAACAGCCGTGATAAAAATGGTTACCGAAAGCGTAGATGCCTTTGTGAAAAAGGATTTAACGCTTGCGATGTCGGTTATAGAATATGACGATGTAGTAGACGGATTATTTGTCATGATTAAAAATGATCTTATAAATTTAATTTCATGCAACAAGCTGTACGGAGAGACGGCTCTTGATATTCTGATGATTTCCAAATATCTTGAACGCATCGGAGATCATGCGACGAATATCGCCGAATGGGTTGTATTTGCCATAACCGGTAAGCATGCGGGGAATGGAGACGGAGAATGA
- a CDS encoding helix-turn-helix transcriptional regulator, whose product MIKKLTPREKTACRFLLEGLTLSETAKQMNIRYPTVNTYQTAIYKKLSVNSRAELIIKYRNTELMR is encoded by the coding sequence TTGATTAAAAAACTTACGCCCCGTGAAAAGACCGCCTGCCGATTCCTGCTTGAAGGATTAACTCTCAGCGAAACGGCAAAGCAAATGAATATCAGATATCCGACAGTGAACACCTATCAGACAGCTATTTATAAAAAGCTGAGCGTAAATTCGCGGGCAGAGCTTATAATCAAATATCGGAATACGGAACTGATGCGGTAA
- the feoB gene encoding ferrous iron transport protein B: MGLTGSSTGAGVLNYCGLHIEKETQQDKIVALAGNPNVGKSTVFNSLTGLNQHTGNWPGKTVMNAQGRYRYKGNNFIMVDIPGTYSLMANSTEEEIARDFICFGQPDAVVVVADATCLERNLNLLIQTIEITDKVVLCVNLMDEAKKKKIHIDFNILASLLNIPVVGTSARSGYGLNELMDAVISITEGTFEGVPLRITYGDEIEKAVSILEPAVAAILQERVNSRWVSLRLLDGDESILRSLKEYLGYDLMQDKITSDKVTEARLILKEAGILIESFRDLVVTKIVNACERIVSEAVIYDKKEYARRDRKIDKILTSKATGIPIMIALLFGVFWLTITGANYPSELIATGLFSLEDRLSGLLQSISSPVWITGPLIDGMYRTLAWVVSVMLPPMAIFFPLFTLLEDSGYLPRIAFNLDNYFRKACAHGKQALTMCMGFGCNAAGIIGCRIIDSPRERLIAIITNNFVPCNGRFPTLIAIITMFFAGAFEGLFQSITSTLMLTGVIVLGVFMTLMISKLLSKTILKGMPSSFNLELPPYRRPQIGKVIVRSVIDRTLFVLGRAASVAAPAGLVIWLLANIHIGDLSLLSHCAGFLDPFARLMGLDGYILFAFILGFPANEIVVPIIIMSYMATGSLTGFDSLTQLHALFVNNGWTWLTAVCVMLFSLMHWPCGTTCITIKKETQSIKWALISFAVPTVTGIAVCLFVANTVRLLGLV; this comes from the coding sequence ATGGGGTTGACAGGCTCGTCTACGGGAGCGGGAGTTTTAAACTACTGCGGCCTACATATAGAAAAAGAAACACAGCAAGATAAAATTGTGGCGCTCGCGGGCAATCCGAACGTTGGAAAAAGCACTGTTTTCAACAGCTTGACCGGCTTGAATCAGCATACCGGCAACTGGCCGGGAAAAACAGTCATGAACGCGCAAGGAAGATATCGATATAAAGGCAATAATTTTATCATGGTAGATATTCCGGGCACCTATTCACTGATGGCAAATTCAACCGAAGAAGAAATTGCCCGGGATTTTATCTGCTTTGGTCAGCCGGATGCCGTGGTTGTCGTCGCCGATGCCACATGTCTCGAACGTAATCTTAATTTGTTAATTCAGACTATAGAAATCACAGATAAAGTCGTGTTGTGCGTAAACTTGATGGATGAAGCTAAAAAAAAGAAAATACACATTGATTTCAATATTTTAGCATCGTTGTTGAATATCCCTGTCGTAGGAACAAGCGCGAGATCGGGATATGGCCTTAACGAGTTAATGGATGCTGTAATTTCTATTACCGAAGGTACTTTTGAGGGAGTTCCACTTCGTATCACTTACGGCGATGAAATTGAAAAAGCAGTTTCAATTCTGGAACCCGCAGTCGCGGCAATTTTACAGGAACGAGTAAACAGCAGGTGGGTGTCGCTCAGGTTGCTTGACGGAGATGAAAGTATACTCCGTTCATTAAAAGAATATCTCGGTTATGACCTAATGCAAGACAAAATAACATCAGATAAGGTAACGGAAGCCAGGCTCATTTTAAAAGAAGCGGGAATTTTAATTGAAAGCTTTCGTGATCTGGTCGTAACAAAAATAGTTAATGCCTGTGAGAGAATCGTCAGCGAAGCCGTCATATATGATAAAAAGGAATATGCCAGAAGAGACAGGAAAATCGATAAAATTCTGACCTCAAAAGCGACCGGCATACCAATTATGATCGCGCTGTTATTCGGCGTATTCTGGCTTACGATCACAGGAGCAAACTATCCTTCCGAACTAATTGCCACGGGATTATTTTCACTGGAAGACCGCCTGTCCGGGCTGTTGCAGTCAATTTCGTCCCCTGTCTGGATTACCGGTCCTCTCATTGACGGAATGTATCGGACTCTGGCCTGGGTCGTCTCTGTCATGCTTCCGCCTATGGCGATTTTTTTCCCGCTGTTTACATTACTGGAGGATTCGGGTTATCTTCCTCGGATCGCATTTAATCTCGACAATTACTTCCGCAAAGCCTGCGCTCACGGCAAACAAGCGTTGACCATGTGTATGGGATTTGGCTGTAATGCCGCCGGAATCATCGGCTGCCGTATTATCGATTCGCCGCGCGAACGCCTGATTGCGATTATTACAAACAACTTTGTGCCATGCAACGGAAGATTCCCAACGTTGATCGCGATCATTACTATGTTTTTTGCGGGAGCTTTTGAAGGTTTATTTCAATCAATTACCTCCACATTGATGTTGACCGGAGTGATCGTACTCGGCGTTTTTATGACCCTGATGATTTCAAAGCTGTTGTCAAAAACAATATTAAAAGGTATGCCGTCCTCTTTCAATCTTGAGCTTCCGCCTTACAGACGCCCGCAGATCGGAAAAGTGATTGTACGTTCCGTAATAGACAGAACACTTTTCGTATTGGGCAGAGCGGCTTCCGTCGCCGCACCTGCAGGTCTTGTCATATGGCTGCTTGCCAATATACATATAGGTGATTTAAGCTTGCTTTCTCATTGCGCAGGGTTTCTTGATCCGTTTGCGCGTTTGATGGGCCTTGACGGCTATATACTTTTTGCATTCATTCTCGGCTTTCCTGCAAATGAAATCGTCGTGCCGATCATTATTATGAGTTATATGGCGACTGGATCGCTGACCGGTTTTGACAGTTTAACGCAGCTGCATGCGTTGTTTGTAAACAACGGATGGACATGGCTCACAGCTGTCTGCGTTATGCTTTTTTCTCTGATGCATTGGCCCTGCGGGACCACATGCATAACAATAAAAAAAGAAACTCAGAGCATAAAATGGGCGCTTATTTCATTCGCTGTTCCGACTGTGACAGGTATTGCCGTCTGCTTATTCGTGGCAAACACAGTCCGATTGCTCGGGCTTGTGTAA
- a CDS encoding substrate-binding domain-containing protein, translated as MKKAIAIALGIAFLCTAFTSCGGGFSKENKITVISRESGSGTRGAFIELFGVEQKDTTGNKVDRTIATADINADTGIVLTNVASNKNSIGYISLGALNNTVKALKIDGASATVANIKNGTYKIARPFNIATKGDLSAVADDFIKFILSTEGQAVVSAKGYIALDNAAAYNGVKPSGKVTISGSSSVTPLMEKLKEAYLKINTNATIEIQQSDSSSGMIDASEGISDIGMASRELKDSELANGLAPTEICMDGIAVIVNNANTIEELTKDQVMKIYIGEAVKWADVID; from the coding sequence ATGAAAAAAGCAATTGCGATTGCCCTTGGAATCGCGTTTCTCTGCACTGCGTTCACATCATGCGGAGGAGGCTTCAGCAAGGAGAATAAAATAACGGTTATATCCCGCGAGAGCGGCTCGGGAACGCGCGGAGCATTTATAGAGCTGTTCGGAGTCGAACAGAAGGATACAACCGGCAATAAGGTCGACCGGACGATTGCCACAGCAGATATAAACGCAGATACGGGAATCGTTCTCACAAACGTAGCTTCAAACAAAAACTCAATCGGTTATATTTCACTCGGCGCTCTCAACAATACTGTCAAAGCCCTGAAGATCGACGGAGCATCGGCAACAGTGGCGAATATCAAAAACGGAACATATAAAATTGCGAGACCGTTTAATATCGCGACAAAAGGTGACCTTTCGGCAGTCGCCGATGATTTTATAAAATTCATACTTTCCACTGAGGGTCAGGCGGTTGTATCAGCAAAGGGATATATCGCGCTTGATAACGCGGCGGCATACAACGGCGTGAAGCCATCCGGAAAGGTCACCATATCCGGTTCGTCATCTGTAACTCCGTTGATGGAAAAATTAAAAGAAGCATATCTTAAAATTAATACTAACGCAACAATAGAAATTCAACAAAGCGATTCCTCGTCAGGAATGATCGATGCATCAGAAGGAATTTCCGATATAGGAATGGCTTCCCGAGAGCTGAAAGACAGCGAGCTTGCCAATGGTCTAGCTCCTACCGAAATCTGTATGGATGGAATTGCGGTAATCGTCAACAATGCGAATACGATTGAAGAACTGACAAAGGATCAGGTAATGAAAATATACATTGGCGAAGCAGTCAAATGGGCGGATGTAATCGACTGA
- a CDS encoding FeoA family protein, with protein sequence MNENHISLNQLPIGRKANVAMLTSDGTIRRRMLDLGIVYGTEIEPLYKSPSGNPVAYLIRGAVIALRSDVSERIMVSVM encoded by the coding sequence ATGAATGAAAATCATATATCGTTAAACCAACTGCCTATCGGGAGAAAAGCAAATGTCGCGATGCTGACTTCCGACGGTACCATCAGGAGACGTATGCTTGATCTCGGTATTGTTTACGGAACTGAGATTGAACCGCTTTATAAAAGCCCTTCAGGTAATCCTGTGGCCTATCTGATAAGGGGAGCTGTTATCGCGCTCAGATCCGATGTATCGGAAAGAATCATGGTATCGGTGATGTAA
- the pstA gene encoding phosphate ABC transporter permease PstA, with the protein MKRKTQSIFLRTITYASITVTLVSLVGIIGYIFTKGIPYLSPELFAFEYNSENVSLYPALINTVSMTLLTLIIVVPLGVAAAIYLVEYEKKGSKLAETVRIMAETLAGIPSIVYGLFGYLMFVIYIGWGKSFLAGSLTLGIMILPVIMRTTEESLKSVPDTFREGSFGLGAGKLRTVFKIVIPYAVPGIFAGIVLSVGRIVGETAALIYTSGTVAHIPDNLMSSGRTLSVHLYSLWKEGFNTNQAYATAVVLMIIVVGINALSSFIAKKIGKG; encoded by the coding sequence ATGAAAAGGAAAACGCAATCAATATTTTTGCGGACTATTACTTATGCTTCAATAACCGTAACGCTTGTCTCGCTTGTCGGAATTATTGGCTATATATTTACAAAGGGTATTCCTTATCTTTCGCCGGAGCTCTTTGCCTTCGAATACAACAGTGAAAACGTATCGCTTTATCCGGCGCTTATCAACACCGTTTCAATGACGCTCCTTACTTTGATTATTGTTGTGCCTCTGGGTGTGGCCGCGGCAATATACCTGGTTGAATATGAGAAAAAAGGCAGCAAGCTGGCGGAAACGGTACGTATAATGGCAGAAACACTTGCGGGAATTCCGTCCATTGTCTACGGATTGTTCGGATATCTCATGTTCGTTATTTATATCGGGTGGGGAAAGAGCTTTCTTGCAGGTTCGCTTACTCTCGGAATTATGATTCTTCCTGTTATTATGAGGACGACTGAGGAATCACTTAAATCTGTTCCTGACACATTCCGGGAAGGAAGCTTCGGGCTTGGCGCGGGAAAGCTCCGCACGGTTTTCAAAATCGTTATCCCATATGCTGTCCCGGGAATATTCGCGGGGATAGTGCTTTCTGTCGGACGTATTGTGGGCGAAACAGCTGCGTTGATTTACACCTCCGGAACAGTAGCGCATATACCCGATAATTTGATGTCAAGCGGGAGAACACTTTCGGTTCACCTTTATTCGCTTTGGAAGGAAGGCTTCAACACAAATCAGGCGTATGCCACGGCGGTGGTGCTCATGATTATAGTTGTCGGAATAAACGCTTTATCTTCATTTATAGCAAAAAAAATCGGAAAAGGTTAA
- the pstB gene encoding phosphate ABC transporter ATP-binding protein PstB: MDKFKIDDLNLYYDSFQALKNIKINIPSNEITAFIGPSGCGKSTLLKTLNRMNDLIEGCKITGKVLLDGENIYDKSIDVNLLRKRVGMVFQKPNPFPMSVYDNIAYGPRTHGIKSKARLDEIVEKSLNDAAIWNELKDRLQKSALGLSGGQQQRLCIARALAVEPQVLLMDEPTSALDPISTSKIEDLVSELKKCYTIIIVTHNMQQATRISDKTAFFLLGEIIEFGNTDAMFTDPADKRTEDYITGRFG, from the coding sequence ATGGATAAATTTAAAATAGATGATCTGAATTTATACTACGACAGCTTTCAAGCGCTTAAAAACATAAAAATAAATATACCCTCAAATGAAATAACCGCTTTTATCGGACCGTCTGGCTGCGGTAAATCAACTCTGCTTAAAACGCTCAACCGTATGAACGATCTTATAGAGGGATGTAAAATAACAGGAAAAGTATTGCTTGACGGCGAAAACATATATGATAAGAGCATTGATGTAAACCTGCTGCGCAAGCGTGTGGGAATGGTCTTTCAGAAGCCTAATCCGTTTCCTATGAGCGTTTATGACAACATCGCCTACGGACCCAGGACACATGGTATAAAAAGCAAGGCGCGCCTTGATGAAATTGTTGAAAAATCATTGAATGACGCCGCAATATGGAACGAACTTAAGGACAGACTTCAAAAATCGGCGCTTGGCCTTTCCGGCGGTCAGCAGCAGCGGCTTTGCATTGCCCGCGCGCTTGCCGTAGAGCCACAAGTCTTGCTTATGGACGAACCAACCAGCGCTCTTGATCCGATATCAACAAGCAAAATAGAAGATCTTGTATCCGAACTTAAAAAATGTTATACTATTATTATAGTTACGCATAACATGCAGCAAGCCACACGTATTTCTGATAAAACAGCGTTTTTCCTGCTTGGAGAAATCATTGAATTCGGTAATACAGACGCGATGTTTACCGATCCCGCCGATAAACGTACCGAAGATTACATTACCGGGAGGTTTGGCTAA
- a CDS encoding response regulator transcription factor: MIYVVEDDRGIRELVVYTLQNTGFKAKGFEDGGKLSAALREALPDLVLLDIMLPGEDGISILKRLKSNAMTKKLPIIMLTAKGSEYDKVIGLDNGADDYISKPFGMMELISRIKAVLRRSCADEETIYTFNNVVLNTKAHSITVDGSPVETTLKEFEILRLLLKNAGTVLTRNTLLENVWGYNFDGETRTVDVHVRTLRAKLGEGCDIIETVRGVGYRIGGVQ; the protein is encoded by the coding sequence ATGATTTATGTAGTGGAAGACGACCGCGGTATCAGAGAGCTCGTCGTTTATACGCTGCAGAATACGGGCTTTAAAGCAAAAGGGTTTGAGGACGGCGGAAAGCTCTCCGCCGCTCTGCGTGAAGCTCTCCCTGATCTTGTTCTTCTCGATATTATGCTGCCGGGCGAGGACGGAATCTCTATTTTAAAGAGACTTAAAAGCAACGCAATGACAAAAAAGCTCCCGATCATCATGCTGACAGCCAAGGGATCGGAATACGATAAAGTGATAGGCCTTGACAACGGAGCGGACGATTATATATCAAAGCCTTTTGGGATGATGGAGCTTATCTCACGCATAAAAGCTGTATTGCGCAGAAGCTGTGCGGACGAAGAAACGATCTATACATTTAATAATGTAGTTCTAAACACAAAGGCTCATTCTATTACCGTTGACGGCTCTCCGGTTGAAACAACGCTTAAGGAATTTGAAATTCTGCGTTTGCTTTTAAAAAATGCGGGTACTGTACTCACGCGCAATACTCTTCTTGAAAATGTCTGGGGTTATAACTTCGACGGTGAAACAAGGACAGTCGATGTTCATGTCCGCACGCTTCGCGCCAAGCTCGGCGAAGGCTGTGATATAATTGAAACCGTTCGCGGCGTCGGTTACAGAATAGGCGGCGTTCAATGA